The sequence CGTAAAGCAAAATGCTCAGCCAGTCGATTTTATTGATATATAAGTCGTTTTGTCTCACGTCAGTCTCCGAATTCTCCAGCCAGTACATATTCTTCCAGTGCTGGTCTTTCTGTATGTCCTCTCAAATATTTCTCGATCATCAAGCTGGCTGTGCTGGCAGCTGCTCGTCCTCCCCAGCCTGCGTTTTCTACGTAAACGGCAATGGCAATTTTGGGATCCTCCTTGGGGGCAAATGCCACGAAAACAGAGTGGTCTTCCCCATGAGGATTTTGCGCTGTTCCGGTTTTCCCTGCAATGGTGATGTCCTTGATGATTGCCCTCATGGCCGTGCCATACAATGCTTCGGCCATGGCGTCGTGCACCATGTCGAAATGATGGGCTGATACGCCTACATCGTGTTTTGTGGTATATTCTTCTGGAATATTGTTCGGGTCACCGTTAATGGCCTTGATCAGATGTGGCGTGTAATAATAACCTTTGTTCGCAAAAATAGCCGCTAAATTGGCCATCTGAAGTGGCGTTACCAACATCTCTCCCTGCCCAATGGAGAGGGAATAAATCGTACTGTATTTCCAGCGTCCTTCTCCGTAAATTCTATTGTACAGCTGACTGGAAGGAACACTGCCACTATTCTCATATGGCAAATCCACACCAAGCTTATGGCCTAGGCCAAATTTCTCTACGGCCTCATGCCACTTGTCCAAACCGATTTGTGTATCGGTATAGGTGTTGGTGGAGACATCTTGGTTGATCATCTGCCGGAAAGCTTGATAATAGTATGGATTGCAGGAGTTACGTATAGCCCCGAAGAGGTTTACCGGACTCGGGTGATTGTGGCAAGCGACCAGTGCTTTGTTACAGGCAAAGGTAGTGTTTGGTGTCAAAATGCCCCATTGCAGGCCAATAAGCGACTGGACGACCTTAAAGATAGAACCTGGAGGATATTTGGCTTGAATAGGCCTGATGAAGAGTGGTTTGGTCGTGTCTGAAAGCAGCACATTATAGTTTTTGCTGTAGGCTGCCCCTGCCAAGAGGTTTGGGTCATACACTGGTGCAGAAATCATGGAGAGGATTTCACCGGTCTTTGGCTCGATGGCCACGACCGAGCCCCTTTTTCCCTTCATCAACTTTTCCCCGTACTTCTGTAATTGCAGGTCGATGGTGGACTGGAGGTTCAGCCCTGCCACGGAGGCAGTGTCCAATGCTCCGTTTTTAAAGGATCCTTTGTCTACGCCGCGTACATTGACCATTTTGTACTTGGCTCCTTTCTTTCCCCGAAGGATTTTTTCATAATAGGATTCCAGGCCGGAATGACCGATGTAGTCCCCTTGGCTGTAGTAGTGCATGGTGTCCCGTTCGAGTTGGCGGGGGACGATCTCTGCGATGTACCCTAGGGCACTGCCGGCAATGGAGTCGGGGTAGGCCCTGACGGACCTGGTCATGACGAAAAGGCCAGGGTAATCAATCAAGTAATCCTGGATTTTGGCAAAGTCCGTGGTGGAAATCTGCTTGATCAGTGGGGAGGGTTTTACCCAAGAGTATTTTTTGGCAGCAGTGTACCGCTCGATCAGCTTTTCTTTTTCGATCTGAAAGATATCGCAAAACTTTGCGGTATCCTCAATACTGAACTCCTGCGGTATGACCATAAGGTCAAACACCGGGTTGTTATGGACCAGAAGCTCATTATGGCGATCTGATATCAA comes from Echinicola vietnamensis DSM 17526 and encodes:
- the mrdA gene encoding penicillin-binding protein 2, whose protein sequence is MNENRHSVIVIVIIIVGVILLTKLFMIQVVDDSFLRRAERNAVQRIVDYPYRGLISDRHNELLVHNNPVFDLMVIPQEFSIEDTAKFCDIFQIEKEKLIERYTAAKKYSWVKPSPLIKQISTTDFAKIQDYLIDYPGLFVMTRSVRAYPDSIAGSALGYIAEIVPRQLERDTMHYYSQGDYIGHSGLESYYEKILRGKKGAKYKMVNVRGVDKGSFKNGALDTASVAGLNLQSTIDLQLQKYGEKLMKGKRGSVVAIEPKTGEILSMISAPVYDPNLLAGAAYSKNYNVLLSDTTKPLFIRPIQAKYPPGSIFKVVQSLIGLQWGILTPNTTFACNKALVACHNHPSPVNLFGAIRNSCNPYYYQAFRQMINQDVSTNTYTDTQIGLDKWHEAVEKFGLGHKLGVDLPYENSGSVPSSQLYNRIYGEGRWKYSTIYSLSIGQGEMLVTPLQMANLAAIFANKGYYYTPHLIKAINGDPNNIPEEYTTKHDVGVSAHHFDMVHDAMAEALYGTAMRAIIKDITIAGKTGTAQNPHGEDHSVFVAFAPKEDPKIAIAVYVENAGWGGRAAASTASLMIEKYLRGHTERPALEEYVLAGEFGD